A window of Bacillus sp. DX3.1 genomic DNA:
TACAGGTGCTACGAAAAGGTGGTCGTGAATCATGCAGCAGTTGATTATTGGGAGATATATTCCAGGCGGGTCACTCATTCATCAACTTGATCCTCGTACGAAGCTGTTGATGGTCTTTTTATATGTATTTGTTGTCTTTTTAGCAAATAATGTGATTTCATATGGGCTTTTATTTTTATATGCACTCATTGCTTTATTTTTTGCAAAAGTGCCGATTCGTTATGTACTTTCGGGCTTAAAACCAATTTTATGGATTTTTCTTTTTACATTTTTCCTGCATATTTTTACAAATAAAGAAGGGGATGTACTTTTCCAGCTTGGTTGGTTTTCGATACACGAAAAAGGATTAGAGCAAGGAATTTATATTTCGATACGCTTCTTTGTCATTATTTTGATGACAACATTATTAACACTAACCACAACACCGATTGAAATTACGGATGGGATGGAAACGTTGTTAAAACCATTAAAACGTATAAAGGTTCCTGTTCATGAAATCGCATTAATGATGTCTATTTCTCTTCGTTTTATTCCAACATTAATGGATGAGACGAGCAAAATTATGAAAGCACAAGCATCCCGTGGTATTGATTTTGCTGGTGGTCCGATAAAAGATCGATTGAAGGCGGTCATTTCTTTGCTTGTACCGCTTTTTATTAGTGCTTTTAAGCGTGCCGAGGACTTAGCGATTGCAATGGAAGCACGTGGCTATCAAAGCGGTGAGGGA
This region includes:
- a CDS encoding energy-coupling factor transporter transmembrane protein EcfT, which translates into the protein MQQLIIGRYIPGGSLIHQLDPRTKLLMVFLYVFVVFLANNVISYGLLFLYALIALFFAKVPIRYVLSGLKPILWIFLFTFFLHIFTNKEGDVLFQLGWFSIHEKGLEQGIYISIRFFVIILMTTLLTLTTTPIEITDGMETLLKPLKRIKVPVHEIALMMSISLRFIPTLMDETSKIMKAQASRGIDFAGGPIKDRLKAVISLLVPLFISAFKRAEDLAIAMEARGYQSGEGRTKFRQLRWKISDTLTIMSLFCLACMLVWVRS